In Ostrinia nubilalis chromosome 12, ilOstNubi1.1, whole genome shotgun sequence, one DNA window encodes the following:
- the LOC135076585 gene encoding uncharacterized protein LOC135076585, with the protein MPPSDAHRLPASLLSWHAARDYCSAHIDNLHGAKPVRVESLSLALPALECGARVVAVASAAGGRRQDLDLARLVLEFLFQTGVRRNTASCKGACRQAARDALPSLLQAHPHLYEVALRHVADTSQVEKLEPSSISCLAVDRWRPQPHEAYDVAFDWSQRCPHLLPALLLNLDYTPHTGISLDAQLGLGGWLCSHVRSLAPAEPDDWCWRALRALRLHRACWGLRPEAPSPDPEPDDLFSKAYALMQSSWGHCIPLVRLVKEA; encoded by the exons ATGCCCCCGAGTGACGCCCACCGACTACCGGCCTCGCTACTGTCGTGGCATGCTGCTAGGGACTACTGCAGCGCGCATATTGACAACTTGCATG GAGCGAAGCCGGTCCGCGTGGAGTCGCTATCGCTGGCCCTGCCGGCGCTGGAGTGCGGCGCGCGCGTGGTAGCGGTCGCCAGCGCGGCCGGCGGCAGGCGGCAGGACCTGGACCTGGCCCGGCTCGTGCTGGAGTTCCTGTTCCAG ACGGGCGTCCGGCGCAACACGGCGAGCTGTAAAGGCGCGTGCAGACAGGCGGCGCGGGACGCTCTGCCGTCACTGCTGCAAGCGCACCCACACTTGTACGAAGTCGCGCTACGTCACGTCGCCGATACCAGCCAAG TGGAGAAGCTAGAGCCGTCGTCGATATCGTGCCTTGCCGTAGACCGCTGGCGCCCTCAGCCGCACGAGGCGTATGACGTAGCGTTCGACTGGTCCCAACGCTGCCCTCATCTGCTGCCGGCGCTGTTATTGAATCTCGACTATACGCCGCACAC CGGAATATCCTTAGACGCGCAGCTAGGGCTGGGCGGCTGGCTGTGCTCGCACGTGCGATCCCTCGCGCCAGCCGAGCCCGACGACTGGTGTTGGCGGGCGCTGCGGGCGCTGCGCCTGCACCGCGCGTGCTGGGGGCTGCGGCCCGAGGCGCCGTCCCCCGACCCGGAGCCCGACGATCTGTTCTCGAAGGCGTACGCGCTCATGCAGAGCTCGTGGGGACACTGTATACCTTTGGTGAGACTTGTTAAGGAAGCTTAG